One Candidatus Kapaibacterium sp. genomic window carries:
- a CDS encoding sugar phosphate nucleotidyltransferase, with amino-acid sequence MKKVALILAGGLGAKFWPRSTEKNPKQYTHMIGEGTLLQNTYERLENYFGKEDIFVVTGYEHRFITQEQLPNLPEENIIYEPFGKNTAPAIALSSHYIRQKNYDDDTIMFVFPSDHNISNLGEFYHSLDIAGDCADFADDIITIGIHPMRPETKFGYIQYKNGNPGINPYYESGLKQCLTFAEKPDIGTARRFIESGDFLWNSGIFVWKISTVMAAFRKYLTEINERFIDLVPMFGRDKYVEFLQNIYRQIPSISIDYGILEKAENVRCVKASFNWSDLGNWDELYRISMKDASNNVIKGDVISLNNKNCFVMSRGKMIGIIGCDDLVVVDSDEAILICKKGETEDVQELVDFLRRKHMNHLL; translated from the coding sequence ATGAAAAAAGTTGCATTGATATTAGCAGGCGGATTGGGAGCCAAATTCTGGCCCCGCAGCACAGAAAAGAATCCTAAACAATATACTCATATGATTGGCGAAGGGACTTTGCTACAGAATACCTACGAGCGACTTGAGAACTATTTCGGTAAAGAAGATATTTTTGTCGTGACGGGCTACGAACACAGATTTATAACCCAGGAACAACTCCCGAATTTACCCGAAGAAAATATAATTTATGAACCTTTCGGCAAAAATACCGCACCGGCGATTGCTTTATCTTCACATTATATAAGGCAAAAAAATTACGATGATGATACGATTATGTTTGTGTTCCCTTCAGACCATAATATCTCTAATCTCGGCGAGTTTTACCATAGTTTGGATATTGCCGGAGATTGTGCAGATTTTGCGGATGATATCATCACAATCGGCATCCACCCAATGAGACCGGAAACCAAATTCGGTTATATTCAATACAAAAATGGCAATCCGGGAATCAACCCATACTACGAATCAGGGCTGAAACAATGTTTGACCTTTGCCGAAAAGCCTGATATCGGGACTGCACGCAGATTTATCGAATCAGGCGATTTTTTGTGGAATAGCGGTATTTTCGTTTGGAAAATTAGCACTGTGATGGCTGCATTCAGGAAATATTTGACCGAAATTAACGAAAGATTTATAGACTTGGTGCCTATGTTTGGTCGGGATAAATACGTAGAATTTTTGCAAAATATTTATCGCCAAATTCCTTCGATTTCGATTGACTATGGGATTCTTGAAAAAGCCGAAAACGTCCGTTGTGTCAAAGCTTCCTTTAATTGGAGCGATTTGGGCAATTGGGACGAACTTTACAGAATTTCGATGAAAGATGCGAGCAATAACGTTATCAAAGGCGATGTCATTTCGCTTAACAATAAGAATTGTTTCGTGATGTCACGTGGAAAGATGATTGGTATAATCGGATGCGATGATTTAGTAGTAGTTGATAGCGACGAGGCTATTTTGATTTGCAAAAAAGGCGAAACCGAGGACGTTCAGGAATTAGTTGATTTTTTGCGCCGCAAGCACATGAATCATTTATTGTAA
- the hrcA gene encoding heat-inducible transcriptional repressor HrcA, whose product MADRDKILNNDGKRELSERERQILHKIVHLYILKASPVGSRFLSKYIENDMKLSPATMRNIMSDLEELEYISHPHTSAGRIPTDKGYRFYVNSLQSFEKLNSVELSAVKKTLSQGDSDNLLKNASKILGLLSKYLGIVKFPHLRDLIIQKIELIQLSSTRLLVVLALESKQIRTVTLEADCEIDSADLDSLSIYINERLTAKPLKFIRDNFADIIRDSDMGNTPLVRLFTESIDRIFASYQSSERVHIAGTPNLLDYPEFETPERFKGVIELIEDEDVIVHLLDNIENKDGVIISIGAEHENLIMSDYSLIKSTYKMGSATGTIGLIGPKRMNYGKMITIVKYISDYLSKHNDYN is encoded by the coding sequence TTGGCAGATAGAGATAAAATATTAAATAATGATGGTAAGCGAGAGTTGTCCGAAAGAGAAAGGCAAATCCTGCACAAAATAGTGCATTTGTACATTTTGAAGGCTTCACCTGTGGGTTCGCGTTTTCTTTCCAAATATATCGAAAATGACATGAAATTATCGCCCGCAACAATGCGAAATATCATGTCCGACCTCGAAGAATTAGAATATATCAGCCATCCTCATACATCAGCCGGCAGAATCCCGACCGATAAGGGCTATAGATTTTACGTCAATTCGCTCCAAAGTTTTGAAAAGCTCAATAGTGTGGAACTTTCTGCCGTAAAGAAAACTTTATCGCAAGGTGATTCGGATAATTTGCTCAAAAATGCTTCAAAAATACTTGGACTATTATCTAAATATCTCGGAATTGTCAAATTCCCGCACCTCCGCGATTTGATTATCCAAAAAATTGAGCTAATTCAACTAAGCTCTACCAGATTGCTTGTGGTACTTGCATTGGAATCGAAACAAATCAGGACTGTGACGCTCGAAGCCGATTGCGAAATTGATTCGGCGGATTTGGATTCACTTTCAATATATATCAACGAGCGATTGACAGCAAAGCCTTTGAAGTTTATTCGCGATAATTTCGCCGATATTATCAGGGATTCCGATATGGGAAACACGCCTTTGGTAAGGCTTTTCACCGAATCCATTGATAGAATTTTTGCCTCATATCAATCAAGCGAACGAGTACACATAGCCGGAACGCCGAATTTGCTCGATTATCCTGAATTCGAAACGCCCGAAAGATTCAAAGGTGTAATCGAATTAATCGAAGACGAAGATGTAATAGTCCATCTGCTTGATAATATTGAAAATAAAGATGGCGTAATCATAAGCATTGGCGCCGAGCACGAAAATCTTATAATGTCCGATTACAGCCTAATCAAATCTACTTACAAAATGGGTTCTGCAACCGGGACGATTGGATTGATTGGTCCCAAACGCATGAATTATGGCAAAATGATTACAATCGTGAAGTATATTTCCGATTATCTATCCAAACATAACGACTACAATTAG
- a CDS encoding thiamine-binding protein, which translates to MKLTVDISLYPLSEDFIPHIKEFILRLRSYENLTIATNKLSTQVSGEFDEVMKIIGAEMKAMFEEQRSVLVMKFLLGDKLND; encoded by the coding sequence ATGAAATTAACTGTTGATATTAGTCTTTATCCTCTAAGCGAGGATTTTATTCCTCATATTAAGGAATTTATACTCCGGCTCAGATCATACGAAAATTTGACGATTGCCACGAACAAGCTCAGTACTCAAGTTTCGGGCGAATTTGACGAAGTAATGAAAATTATCGGCGCCGAAATGAAGGCAATGTTTGAAGAACAACGTTCTGTACTTGTGATGAAATTCTTATTGGGCGATAAACTTAATGACTGA
- the coaD gene encoding pantetheine-phosphate adenylyltransferase, with protein MNKTAIYPGTFDPITNGHVDVIERACEMFDHVHVVIAVNAKKQTLFSEEERLVMIRESLKHLDNVSVIAHHQLTVEIARETGAVAIVRGIRAISDFEFEFQIALMNRKLEPNIYTVFLTPHEKYTYLNSSIVREMASYGTFAEDFVPQIVVEALKKKFESKS; from the coding sequence ATGAACAAAACAGCAATTTATCCGGGTACATTCGACCCAATTACTAACGGACACGTAGATGTTATCGAACGTGCGTGTGAGATGTTCGACCATGTGCATGTTGTGATAGCAGTGAATGCAAAAAAACAGACGCTTTTTTCCGAAGAAGAAAGATTGGTCATGATTAGAGAATCGCTCAAACATTTGGATAATGTCTCCGTGATTGCACATCACCAACTTACTGTGGAAATAGCTCGCGAGACAGGTGCAGTGGCAATAGTACGCGGTATAAGAGCCATCTCGGATTTTGAATTTGAATTCCAAATTGCACTCATGAATCGCAAACTTGAGCCCAACATTTACACTGTTTTTCTGACTCCTCACGAAAAATATACTTATCTGAATTCGAGCATTGTTCGGGAGATGGCAAGCTATGGTACCTTCGCCGAAGATTTTGTTCCGCAAATTGTTGTAGAAGCTTTGAAAAAGAAATTTGAATCAAAATCTTAA
- a CDS encoding SO_0444 family Cu/Zn efflux transporter — protein MLMGIIDAVVFMFVEMAPYIVLGLIFVGLLNLFINKDVIARQIGKKSFMSNLKAALFGIPLPLCSCGVIPGAVYMSKSGASKGATISFLISTPQTGVDSIFATYGMMGPVFAIFRPLAALIMGILGGTFINIVDKDEPEKKKFINIEQFQPVSKSDLNTRIKSTARYAFVEFLDDISAQFVVGVIIAGLIAYFIPDDFFADSAINSGILGMLIMIAIGIPMYICATASIPIALSLMMKGFSPGVAFVFLAAGPAVNAASFTIISKTLGKKFAFYYVGTIAVLAISMGYLLEWIFSVIGTSSITHVHEHEHGANLITSEIAIVISIFFAVMLGFSFYRKYFAKFFRKSEDSIMESGTEQKVVGIEGMTCNHCVANVKRAIEKIPGVQSVDVRLDENKAYIQGDFDMDKLKAAIDEIGYKIV, from the coding sequence ATGTTGATGGGGATTATAGATGCAGTAGTATTCATGTTTGTCGAAATGGCGCCCTACATAGTATTGGGGCTGATATTCGTGGGTCTGTTGAATCTATTTATAAATAAAGATGTTATTGCACGTCAGATAGGCAAAAAAAGTTTTATGTCGAATCTGAAAGCCGCTTTATTCGGTATTCCTTTGCCACTATGTTCCTGTGGGGTTATTCCGGGTGCGGTTTATATGTCAAAAAGCGGTGCATCGAAAGGTGCGACAATTTCATTTTTGATTTCGACACCACAAACAGGCGTTGATAGCATATTTGCGACTTACGGTATGATGGGACCTGTTTTTGCGATTTTTCGTCCCTTAGCTGCTCTAATTATGGGCATCTTGGGTGGTACATTTATCAATATCGTTGATAAAGATGAGCCGGAAAAGAAAAAATTTATCAATATCGAGCAATTTCAGCCAGTTTCCAAGTCTGATTTAAACACAAGAATTAAAAGTACGGCGAGATATGCTTTTGTTGAATTTTTAGATGATATTTCGGCACAATTTGTTGTGGGTGTTATCATTGCAGGACTGATAGCATATTTTATTCCTGATGATTTCTTTGCGGATTCGGCAATTAATTCGGGAATTCTCGGCATGTTGATTATGATTGCAATCGGAATTCCGATGTATATTTGTGCAACTGCATCAATTCCAATTGCTTTGAGCTTGATGATGAAAGGATTTTCTCCGGGCGTAGCATTTGTGTTTCTGGCAGCAGGACCTGCAGTAAATGCAGCAAGTTTTACGATTATATCTAAAACTCTTGGCAAGAAATTTGCATTTTATTACGTCGGTACAATCGCTGTTCTCGCAATATCAATGGGTTATTTGCTCGAATGGATTTTTTCTGTCATTGGTACGTCTTCAATTACTCATGTTCACGAACATGAGCATGGAGCAAATCTTATAACATCCGAAATTGCAATCGTTATAAGTATATTTTTTGCTGTCATGCTTGGGTTCAGCTTTTATCGAAAGTATTTTGCAAAATTTTTTAGAAAAAGTGAGGATAGTATAATGGAATCAGGTACTGAACAAAAGGTCGTAGGAATTGAAGGAATGACTTGCAATCATTGTGTGGCAAATGTCAAAAGGGCTATAGAGAAAATTCCGGGTGTTCAATCTGTAGATGTCAGGTTGGACGAGAATAAGGCATACATTCAGGGGGATTTTGATATGGACAAACTAAAAGCCGCAATAGATGAAATTGGCTATAAAATTGTCTGA
- a CDS encoding STAS domain-containing protein, giving the protein MSDQIKIHNHQTYSIIELNGRFLPGGDPDVSDLIRDHIREQGDLGVKGVVLDLRNVDFFASNAIGALMSGYNLLMDKGAKLILWRPKSYLRDSLRLVRVDKLLSIVDDLDEAMDMMGLPPVNE; this is encoded by the coding sequence ATGTCAGACCAAATAAAAATTCATAACCACCAAACTTACTCGATTATTGAGTTGAACGGTAGGTTTTTACCGGGCGGCGACCCTGATGTATCGGACTTGATTAGAGACCATATCCGCGAACAAGGCGATTTGGGTGTCAAAGGTGTTGTGCTTGATTTGCGCAATGTTGACTTCTTTGCATCTAATGCAATTGGAGCTTTGATGTCGGGCTATAATCTGCTCATGGATAAGGGTGCAAAGTTGATTCTCTGGAGACCCAAATCATATCTACGCGACAGTTTGAGACTTGTAAGAGTGGACAAGCTATTGTCTATTGTTGACGATTTAGATGAAGCAATGGACATGATGGGACTGCCTCCTGTTAATGAATAA
- the rpoN gene encoding RNA polymerase factor sigma-54, producing MNITLDLRTSLSQRLTPQQIQYLKLLQLPLVQFEQYITEELEQNPMLEDPNSAIDDVFSDDEDDFIPSLPTAQDAQTTVSEPDVADDQSDTVYTESPAEDFIVSEDEKDPFEIYDMVWQDDVGNESHSTDNFDDDERTPFQIKDNVTFEEDLISQLNLLELTEEELMIGERIIGDLDSDGYFRRELQDVIDELNSEIARINTLAQGKHYIEMHQQNGKSYSNPAKYYELTPESRRLLESALNLTNNEGLPTNIQNHQKADELKFFKSIDIETGERVLSIIQGLEPPGVASRNIQECLIAQTKHKEAAPDRDLALNVLSKCYEPFIRKHYKQIIKDLNISEDELRNAIEFIKRLNPKPGGGDNQPEMNSVIPDFMINRDEESDELLIGLNDSRIPQIKLNNLYDKLKKTAKLKKFNKDTKKWLKDKHEDAKFLMQAIVQRKNTMLKVMTAIAQKQKAFFYEGSSAMKPLRYKDVAEESGMDISTVCRIVNGKYVQTEYGTYELKHFFSEALPTEDGEDVSNKVIKDELKDIIEAENKSKPYSDEELSKLLGERGYQVARRTVAKYREQMRIPVARLRVEI from the coding sequence ATGAATATAACACTTGACCTTCGGACGTCTTTATCGCAAAGACTTACACCTCAGCAAATTCAATATCTGAAATTGCTCCAATTGCCGCTTGTGCAATTCGAGCAATATATAACCGAAGAACTCGAACAAAATCCCATGTTGGAAGACCCCAACAGTGCTATAGATGATGTCTTCTCCGACGACGAAGATGATTTTATTCCGAGTTTGCCCACGGCTCAAGACGCCCAGACTACTGTTTCGGAGCCGGATGTCGCTGATGACCAATCTGATACTGTTTATACAGAGTCTCCTGCTGAAGATTTCATCGTAAGCGAAGATGAAAAAGACCCATTCGAGATTTATGATATGGTCTGGCAAGACGATGTTGGTAACGAATCCCATTCGACTGACAATTTCGATGATGACGAACGTACGCCATTTCAAATCAAAGACAATGTCACTTTTGAAGAAGATTTAATCAGCCAACTGAATTTGCTCGAATTGACCGAAGAAGAGCTGATGATTGGCGAAAGAATTATTGGCGATTTGGATAGCGATGGATACTTCAGACGCGAACTTCAAGATGTGATTGATGAATTGAATTCCGAAATTGCCCGAATCAATACTCTGGCTCAAGGCAAGCATTATATCGAAATGCACCAGCAAAATGGCAAATCATATTCCAATCCTGCAAAATATTACGAACTGACTCCTGAGAGCCGCCGTTTGCTCGAATCAGCTTTGAATCTGACCAATAACGAAGGTCTGCCGACAAATATTCAAAACCATCAGAAAGCCGATGAATTAAAATTTTTCAAAAGTATTGATATTGAAACAGGTGAAAGAGTGCTTTCGATTATTCAAGGGCTCGAACCTCCGGGAGTTGCATCGAGAAATATACAAGAATGTCTGATTGCCCAAACTAAACATAAGGAAGCCGCTCCCGATAGAGATTTGGCGCTGAATGTTTTGTCAAAATGCTACGAACCCTTTATACGCAAGCACTATAAGCAAATCATCAAGGATTTGAATATTTCGGAAGATGAGCTACGTAATGCAATTGAATTTATTAAGAGATTGAATCCCAAGCCCGGCGGTGGAGACAACCAACCCGAGATGAATTCGGTAATTCCCGACTTTATGATTAATCGCGATGAAGAATCGGACGAATTGCTGATTGGGCTAAATGACAGTCGCATCCCGCAAATCAAGCTCAATAATTTGTACGATAAGCTTAAGAAAACTGCGAAACTCAAAAAATTCAACAAAGACACGAAAAAGTGGCTCAAAGATAAACACGAAGACGCAAAATTCTTGATGCAGGCGATTGTTCAGCGTAAAAATACAATGCTGAAAGTGATGACAGCTATTGCTCAAAAGCAAAAAGCATTCTTCTACGAAGGCTCTTCAGCCATGAAGCCCCTTCGATATAAAGATGTAGCCGAAGAATCAGGTATGGATATTTCAACAGTGTGCCGAATCGTCAATGGCAAATACGTTCAAACCGAGTATGGGACATACGAGCTAAAGCATTTTTTCAGCGAGGCATTGCCCACTGAAGACGGTGAAGATGTTTCAAACAAAGTAATCAAAGATGAATTGAAAGATATTATTGAAGCTGAAAACAAGAGCAAACCTTACAGCGACGAAGAATTGAGCAAATTGCTCGGCGAAAGAGGCTATCAAGTTGCTCGACGTACAGTCGCAAAATATCGCGAGCAAATGCGAATTCCCGTAGCTCGATTACGCGTTGAAATTTGA
- a CDS encoding DUF3109 family protein — translation MILIDNILVDERIGTSDFECDLTKCKGACCTFPGEYGAPVLDDEIPKIMEALPHALEYLSQKSIKVIEEVGFVSGIQGNMTTMCIEKKDCVFVFYEGDIALCALEKAYLEGKTDFKKPVSCHLFPIRVGDYGGKSLYYEKISECDPAITNGRRTGNKIYTSVKEAIIRELGESWYNNYLNVINGK, via the coding sequence ATGATTTTAATAGATAATATATTAGTTGACGAGCGGATTGGGACGAGTGATTTCGAGTGCGATTTGACCAAATGCAAAGGTGCTTGTTGTACGTTTCCGGGCGAATACGGCGCCCCCGTTCTTGATGATGAGATACCCAAAATCATGGAAGCCTTGCCTCATGCTCTTGAGTATTTATCCCAAAAATCTATCAAAGTTATCGAAGAAGTGGGTTTTGTTTCCGGAATACAGGGCAACATGACCACTATGTGCATTGAAAAAAAGGATTGTGTGTTTGTCTTTTATGAGGGCGATATTGCATTATGTGCTCTCGAAAAGGCTTACTTAGAAGGCAAAACCGACTTCAAAAAGCCGGTATCGTGCCACCTGTTTCCTATCAGAGTCGGTGATTACGGGGGGAAATCGTTATATTATGAGAAAATCTCAGAATGCGATCCGGCAATTACCAACGGAAGGAGAACGGGGAACAAAATATACACTTCTGTCAAAGAAGCTATCATCAGAGAGCTCGGCGAGAGTTGGTATAATAATTATCTTAATGTAATTAACGGTAAATAA